The Paenibacillus amylolyticus genome contains the following window.
GTGCCAGTATGAGTCTACTGACAATGGTATTCTACAAGAATACTATGCCCATGAAGGTTGGTATGAGGAAAGTCCATGGGAAATACAGGACCTAGATTCAGCTATTCATTTATTTAAATCCTTCAATGTAAGTAAAGTAACTGGTGAGCAAATAGAGAACGTTAAGAATATTGTTCCTACTCTCCCAGAAGTAGCACATCAGATATCAACATTTTTAGAATTAGCCAAAACGAACGGTAGTAGCGCGTATATTGAATACGACTGATTGAGATCATGGAACATAAATTCAAACGATAACGCAGCTGATAGGGCTGCGTTATTTAGTCGTTACCTTTTAAGGAACTTTGAGTAGATTTAATAATCGATCGAGAGGGGAGAAAAACATGGGGCATCTACTAACCACAGCTATTGAACGTTTGTCATCTATTTCATTTGAGAATACCGAAAATAGTTCACTAGAATCGTCTCATGTTCTGGTTGAAGAATATCTTAGACGCGTTAATCAATTATTAAATGAGATGGATATTTCAATAGATCAATATCCCCTATTTAGTTTTGCTAAAATTCTTGGAAAAGACATTGATGAAAAAGTATATCGAGCCTGTTCCAAACTGGACACAATACAAAACCCCTATGTGAAGGTAATTTGCTGCGGTTATTTAGAAGTCTCCGAATTAGCAGATCAGGGAGTGGACGAAGCAATTCAATACCTCGACCTCTACGAACCAATGCTAAAACTCTTTGAACGAGGTTGGAGTTTCATCATAAGACAAGGTGAAATGGTTGTAGGTAGTTCAGCTTATCCTCTTAAGTATTGGAGACATTTAAACATTTCAGTGCAAGATATTAGCGACATCGAATAGGATCATGTTGATCAAAGGGGGAGAATATTGTCCGTAGGTCTATATAGATATAACGGTGATATAGAAGACCGGAATAGTGAGCTTACACTCAGTGAGAATATTGCTACTCAGAAATTTTATGATGAGTACTGGGAGGCAGCAATACATGAATTAGGAATAATCCTGATTCGGGATGGATCTAAAATATATTTTCACCAATTAGAAGCTGCTGTGGTTGAGTTAAAACGATTAAGTGAGTGGGCAAAGGAACATTTAAACGGGAGTGAGTTAGATTATATGACAGGTAGAATTGAAAATTTACTAGATATATTGCCTAGCGCATTTATTAGTGAAAGTACAATTCTGTATATGTTCTGAGGGTGATAGCTTGATGTGGGAATTTATTAGAATTGAGTAGTTGTCTCTATAGGGGGAGGTATTAATGAATCAATTATATAAAGGTATAGAAAGGATAAACAGCATCAATTGGAGTACTTCCGGTGGAACAGATGAGCCCTCAAACATGGCATTATTACAGGAGTATATTAGAAGAGCAGCAATCTTGACCACTACATACCATTTGAAAACATCGTATCCCTTCTTCAACGCTTCCCGTGCGTTCGGATATGAGGTTGATCTGGATATAACTGAAAAATGTCCTCAGTTAAAGGAATTGAAAAACAATTTCCTAAAAGGAATGTGTGAATCATATTTGGAATGGCTGTTATTAGTTGATTCCGGGAATGAAATTGCGCTGGAGTTTCATGATTTGTATGAACCTTTGATTCTTTTAATCGAAAGGGGAGGAACCATTAGAAGAAAGCATGGTGAGATTATTACAGGTGGTTATGCTTTTCCTCTAGCAAATGCCGAATACATGTCTAAACAGGCACCAATTGATATAAGTGATGAGGGACTGGAGGCCTGGTCGCACCAGTGATTTCTTAGATAAGTCGTATAGCTCTAGCTCAAGCATTAAAAAGGTTAGAGGAGTGAGAGCATGAATTTTGATATCGTAGAAATAAAGGACTACTATGACACGGAAATGTTTAATTATGACTATACTAAACTAAAAGCTTGGGGAGTAACTGAAGAGAATGCTCATTTTTTAATCGACATAGGAGTCCCAGAACAGTATGATGATTTTTTCTTTTATGAATCTGAAGCTTTCCAAGTGAAAGTTATTGAAGGAGAGGAATATATTCAGATTGGTCACTTTGCAAGTTATGGTATGCGTGACTCGTATGGTCTCTATCTAAAACAAGGGAGCGATATGTTTTTCACAACATCATCATTGGATAAATCCAACGTATATATACTCAATAAGAATTTGGGAACCTTCTTTTTGTTTCATCTAATTAGAAATGAACTGGCAACTAAAATGAGACTGGAAGGTACATATACCTCAGATGAGTATGCTAGAGCACTTCGTGGTTATTTTGAGAAGATTGATCCGATAGCAATGAATAATGTCGAAGCTTACTGGTCACATATGCTGGAAGACTACGAAACTGGGTTGTAACTCTTCGAGAAAATCTTGCATGGTATCACCTGTAAACAGTCCCGGATCGCAAAGGAAATAAACCATAATAAAGTCCTCATATGTAACAAAAAACATGCAGAATCCGCTCTCATCCGAGAGTCGGATTTTTCTCGTTTCACTACCAACATAACTCTTGTCAAAACGTAATCATTACGATATGATAATACTCATTGTTTAGATCATAATAATTACGATTAAGAGAGAGGGGCATTACCTTGAATAAAAAGACGCCACTGCTAGCGCTGGTCTCCTTGGCCTTGAGCGCTGGACTGTTGAGCGCCTGCGGATCATCTGAATCCAGTCCCGCTGCGCAACCATCCACCGATAATAAAAATGTTCACTTCCTATACAACTTCTCCACCAGCTCGCTAGATCCGCATGTGGATTCAAGCTATGTACCGCTGCGCGCGGGCATTACAGAGACTTTGGTGCGTCTCGATGAAGAGAATCTGACGGTTGCTCCATGGCTCGCCGAGAGCTGGGAGAGTGAAGACGGACAGCATTGGACGATCGATCTGCGAGATGATGTGACCTTCCAGAACGGCAAGCCGATGACAGGTGAATCCGTTAAGGCATCGCTTGAGCGGGCGCTGGAAGAGAATGTAGCCATCCAGAACGCACTGAAGATCGATACAATTGAAGCCGAGGGCGACAAGCTGGAGATCACCACAACGCAGCCGTTCCCGGAATTCGCTTCAGAACTGGTGAACCCCAACACGGCGATTATCGACGTGAGTGTGCCGGACGTTGTGAACAAGCCTATTGGTACGGGCCCGTTCAAGCTGACTTCTTTTACCCCAGGCAGCAAGCTGGAATTGGATCGATATGATGAATACTGGGACGGGGCATCGCCACTGGATTCCATCACGTTCTCATTTAATGAAGATGCCAACGCTCGCACACTAGCGCTCAAATCTGGGCAGGTCGATATCGTATACCGTCCAGAGGTCGAGAGTCTCGAATCGCTCAAAGCGATAGACGGCATGAAGGTGGAGTCTACATCGACGTTCCGCGTGCATCAGCTGACCATGAATATGCAGCGGGAAAGCATGAAGGACCTCAATGTTCGTCGTGCGCTGGATGCGCTGATTGACCGTCAGGGTATCGTGGACACAATCCTGCTTGGTTACGGTGAAGCAGCCATCGGCCCGTTCCTGCCATCGTTGCCGTTCGCACCAACCTATACAGATACAACAACGGAATCTGGAGCTGATGTGGCTGTAAAATATCTTGGTGAAGCAGGGTACACGCAGCAAAACGGCGTGATGACCAAGGATGGCAAACCGTTGCAGTTGACGCTGCTGACGTATTCGGCTCGTGCCGATCTGCCATTGATTGCCCAAGTGTTCCAATCGGATGCGAAGAAGATCGGGATCGACGTGCAGATTCGCCAGATCGACACACCGGAAGATTACATGGCGTCCAACCGCGACTGGGATATTGCAACGTACAGTAATTTGACAGCGCCTCGTGGGGATGCCGGTTATTACCTGAATGCGACGTACCATCCGAAGGGTGCGCTTAATTTCAGTGGATCGGAAGATCCGGAGCTGACCAAGATCATCGACGAACTTAATCTCACGGTTGCACCGGAGAAACGCGCAGAGCTTGCCGAGAAGGCAGCCAACTACGTGCATGACAATGTGCTGAATTCATTCGTGCTGCATCCGGGCACGATCGTGGCCTACAACGGCAAGAAGATCAAAAATTGGGTTACCACCCGCAGTGAATATTACATGATTACCAATAAGCTGGACGTGATGTAATGTTTCGCATTTTGCTTCGAAAGTTCCTGGAGGTATTTATCTTTCTGCTGTTCATTATGTTTGTGAGTTTCCTGTTCATTCGTCTGGCTCCGGGCGACCCGGTGCTGACGATATTGAATGTAGACGAACTGTCTGTCAGTCAGGAGCAGGTTGAAGCTGTACGCGAGGAGATGGGCTTCAACGATTCGCTTCCTGTGCAGTTTGGCAACTGGTTGCTCGATTTCGTTCGGCTCGACTTCGGTGTATCGTATTCGACTGGCCAGCCCGTCATGCAGACCCTGATGCGTGCGCTGCCCGCCACGGCTGAGCTGACGATTGGTGCACTGTTGGTCATGCTCGTGATCGCGATCCCGCTCGGCTCGCTATCAGCGCTTCATCGTGGCAGTTGGATTGACCGTGGAAGTCGGATGCTATCCATAGTGGGTGCGGCGGTGCCGAGCTTCTGGCTGGGTCTGATTCTGATCGACATGTTCGGCGTTCGCTTCGGCAATCTGCCGACCATGGGCCGGGATGGATTCACCTCACTTATTCTGCCATCTCTGACGCTGGGACTTGCCATCTCCAGCGTTTATGTGCGTCTTTTGCGTTCCAGTTTGTTGGATTCACTCAGTCAGGAGTTCGTTCGGTCCGCTCGAGCAAGAGGGTTATCCGAAGGCCGGATCTTCATGCTTCATGCGTTTCGCCATAGTCTGCCTCCTGTCATTACGGTATTTGGCGTAAGTCTCGGCAGCCTGATTGGCGGAGTTGTCGTGATTGAAGTATTGTTCGCTTATCCGGGGATCGGCAAGCTTGTCGTTGATGCCATCCGCCAGCGTGATTATCCACTGATTCAGGGTTACATCCTGATCATGGCTATCGTGGTATTCCTCGTGAATACGGCGGTTGATCTATCTTATCGTTATTTGAATCCTGAAATGAAACTGAAGGAAAAGGAGGCCCACCGATGAAAACCATACCCCTGCCCATTCCGACGACAAAATCTAAAAAACATAGCTGGCAGGCGATCATTGGTCTGCTGTTTGCACTGCTGGTCATCGCGGCCTCCTTATATGCCTTTTTATACTTGAAGCATGATCATACGTTAACCGACTTGCGTGGACGATTGCAGGGCGCAAGTGCTCTCCATCCGTTGGGTACCGATCATCTGGGCCGCGATGTGCTGACACGTCTCCTGCTTGGGGGTGGTCATACGCTGGGTTATAGTTTGTTGGCACTCGGTGCTGCCCTGCTGATTGGCATTCCATTTGGACTGATCGCAGGATACAAACGTGGCTGGGTTGATAAGCTGTTCATGCGGATCGCGGATGCCTTTCTTGCTTTTCCGGATACCATTGTCGCCATTGTTCTCAGTGGCCTGCTTGGCGCTGGAATCGGCAATCTGGTATTGGCGATTGTGATTGTAAAATGGGTTAGCTATGCGCGGCTCGTTCGGAGCACCGTCCTATCGGAGTCCCAAAAGGATTACATTCGCATCGCCCGGACCAACGGACTATCCGACGGTCGCATCATGAGAAAACATCTGCTTCCACATATCGCAGGGCATGTGCTCGTGCTTGCCAGTCTTGATCTGGGCAAAATCATCCTGCTCATCTCATCATTATCCTACATCGGCCTTGGCGCACAACCGCCAACACCTGAATGGGGAGCGATGCTGAATGACTCACGGCCTTACTTCCAGTCTCGGCCGGAGCTGATGATCTACCCGGGTCTCGCTATTGTCTCGGTGGTCCTGCTTGCCAACATGCTGGGCGACTATCTGCGAGACCGCTTTGATGTGAAAAAGGAGGTGCAGCCATGATTCTCTCCATTGAGGAACTGAGCATCTCTAGCCGGGATCGGACTATTGTAGATCGAGTCTCTCTGGCTGTTCGCGAAGGTGAGTTCATGGCACTCGTTGGACAGAGCGGTAGTGGCAAAAGCTTGCTCTCGCAAGCCATTGGTCGTCTGCCTGCCGCCCAACCTGCATGCGTCGGGGCGAGTCATGTTCGAGGGCAGCAACCTACTTGAACGGAAGCCAAAGGAGATGCGAGCCCTGCGGGGAAGCCGCATCTCATATATTTTTCAAGACTATCAGGGAGCGTTTACGCCGTTTCGCAGCATTGGTGGGCACTTCGATGAATACCAGAAGGTTCATGGGGAGAAGTCTTCTGCCATCCGCAAGAAACGAGCGGAGGAAGCGCTGGAATCGGTTGGACTTGGTGCGGAATTATTACGCCGATATCCGTTTCAATTGAGCGGTGGACAGCTTCAGCGGGCCTCCATTGCTACCTCGCTGATGCTGTCTCCTCGTCTGCTGATCGCTGACGAAGCGACAACGGCACTGGACAGTGTGTCCGGGCATCGCGTGTTGGAGCTGCTGGCACGCAAACAAGCGGAGACGGGCTGTGCGATTCTGTTTATCACGCACGACTGGCGCCATGTACGCCGCTATGCCAGCCGCTTGGCTGTTATGAAGGAAGGTCAGATTGTCGAATCGGGCGGCAAGCATCGCATTCTTGACCATCCCCAGCATGAATACACACGGCAACTGATCGACGCGGCTCCCGTTCTGAGTCGCTCGCTGAAGTCGGGATTGAAGGAGGTGGGAACAGAATGAAGACGACTGCATATGAAGAACACCATGGACTCGTACAGTCCGAAGAGTCTGGTGTGCGAAGCCCCAACTTTACTAAGGACGTAAACCATGCAGAGATAGACCATGCAGACAGAAACAATGTGGTCATAGATACTGCAAGTACAGATCGGGCTGTCATTCATGCTACAGATACAGATACAGATCATGCGGATACACATAGCGTTATAGATACCGCCGTTGCAAAAACTACTTCCTCGCCCAGCATCCTAAATCAACCAGTGCTTCAGGTGGAACATCTCAGCCGAACGTATGCAGGTGCAGACCGTCCAGCTGTGAATGATATTTCATTCACCCTTAACCGCGGCGAGTGCCTTGGTCTGGTTGGCGAGAGCGGCTGCGGCAAGAGTACGCTCGCCCGCTGTCTGCTGCGGATTGAAGATGCAGATACAGGCTCAATTTCACTGGGGGACAGGATATCGTGCGGCTGAGCGGCCGACGGTTGCGATTTCATCGGCGGAAGATGCAGATTGTATTCCAGAATCCGATGGCTGCACTGAATCCGAAGCTCAAGATTGCCGATTCACTAATTGATCCGTATGAACAGCTTGGACGGAACGCCGAGCTGTCCCACTTTACCTATACGTCCAAGGATGCTTACGTCCAAAAGTTGCTTGAAGCGGTCGAGCTTCCAAGCGATATAGCGGGACGCTACCCCCATGAACTAAGTGGTGGACAGCGTCAGCGTGTAACGATTGCGCGTGCCATCGGGATTGAACCGGACGTTGTCGTTCTGGATGAACCGACGGCCAGCCTGGACGTAATCTCGCAAGGTGCCGTTCTGCAGTTGCTCACCGATCTGCGGATATCGCTTGGTCTGTCATACGTGTTCATCTCGCATGATCTGGCTGCGGTACATCGCATGAGCCAGCGCATCATCGTCATGCGGGAAGGTCAGATTGTTGATCGCTTTGGCTCAGATGCGTTGTTCGCTGAAGAACGCCATCCATATACAAAGGAACTAATTTCTATTTTCTGAGTACTCCCGGAAACGCCGGGGGTGGTAAGGGTTAATCTTAAATATAAAGCCGCCATGCGAAGCGATTCGTAAGCGGCTTTTGGTGCATCCATTTTCACGAGTTAAGTAAGGCTATACAACATTTGATATGCCAAGTCCCACTAAAACCGGGCTCCTTTCTTTGTTTTGAACAAATATATCTTTCAGGCCTATAACCGGGCTAACGTTCCGATGTAAACTAGCGTATACTGATGGAATAGCAAATATCTTGAAATTGCATATTTAAATTGCTCTATATTATTGATACACTAGATCCAGGTTATATTCATTCAGAGAAGGTGCGATCCCGTTCAAGAATGGGTTTGCTGCAAATGCCAAATCGATAACGCTTACATCCTTTTGGCAAATATAGGATATAAGGACGGTAGACATGAGCCAGGGACAAACGAGTACAGATGTTATCTTGATTGGTGCCGGAATTATGAGTGCAACTTTGGGAACTTTGCTAAAAGAATTGGCACCAGACTGGAATATTAAGGTTTTCGAAAAGCTAGCCACTGCAGGAGAGGAAAGCTCCAACGAATGGAATAATGCCGGAACCGGGCATGCTGCATTGTGCGAACTTAACTATACCGTTGAACGACCAGACGGAACCGTAGATATTAGCAAAGCGATTAAAGTGAATGAACAATTTCAGATCTCAAAGCAATTTTGGTCCTATCTCGTCAATAGCCGTCTGATTCGTAATCCGCGGGATTTCATTATGCCGATTCCTCATTTGAGTTATGTTCACGGAGAGAGCAATGTCCAGTTTTTGAAAAGACGTTATGACTCCTTATCGAATCACCCGCTGTTTGCAGGCATGGAATTCTCGGAGGACAAGAAAGAGCTGGCGAAATGGATGCCGCTGATGATGAAAGATCGTACAAGTAATGAACCTGTTGCGGCGACCAAAATTGACTCCGGTACGGACGTTAACTTTGGTGCTTTAACGCGTATGTTGATTGGACATTTGAAAGAACAGAACGTGGCAATCCACTACCAGCATAGTGTGAAGAATATGAAACGTACCAGCGATGGACAATGGGAATTATCCGTGAAAAATCTGAAGAGTGGTGCAGTCGAACGCCATAAGGCAAAATTCGTCTTTATCGGCGCGGGCGGCGGAAGTCTGCATTTGCTCCAGAAGACGGGCATTCCGGAAGGTAAACATATCGGCGGATTCCCGGTCAGTGGCATCTTTATGGTGTGCAAAAATCCAAAAGTCGTTGAACAGCATCACGCCAAAGTCTATGGCAAGGCTTCGGTAGGGGCTCCGCCCATGTCCGTTCCGCATCTGGACACCCGTTTTATCGACAATAAGAAGTCGCTGCTATTCGGGCCGTTTGCCGGATTCTCGCCGAAGTTCCTGAAGACGGGTTCCAATGCCGACTTAATTACGTCTGTTAAGATGCATAATCTGCTTACAATGCTCGCAGCAGGTGTCAAAGAAATCTCTTTGACCAAGTACCTGATCCAACAACTGATGTTATCCAAAGAACAACGTATGGCAGAATTGCGTGACTTTGTTCCGGGTGCGAAGAGCGAGGATTGGGATATGGTTCTGGCAGGGCAGCGTGTGCAGGTCATCAAGGATACCGTCCAAGGTGGCAAGGGTACGCTCCAATTCGGTACGGAAGTAGTTACATCTGCAGATGGAACAATCGCGGCTTTGCTGGGTGCATCACCGGGTGCATCCACCGCGGTTCAGGTCATGCTTGAGATCCTCCAGCGTTGCTTCCCGCAGCATATGGAGGCATGGGAGCCGAAGATCAAGGAAATGATACCATCCTATGGCATATCCCTTGTGGAGAACCTGGATCTTCTCAAAGAGGTTCATTCTTCAACAGCCAAAGCGCTGGGGTTATCGGATGAAAAACATGTCCTTCACGTATAGCGATTAATCTAATCGTGTTAGATCATGATCAACTAAAAGAAGAGCTAAGCCGGATGAAGCCCGTGCTTAGCTCTTCTTTCGTTTTATTTGATATTTTATAGAACGATCTTATCACTCAGACTCCTGTGCTGCGGTCCATAGGGATGACAAAGGATACCTTCGTACCTTGGCCCGGTGAACTGACGATGCTTAAGCCCTGTCCGTACATTTGAGTCAACCGGCGATGCGTATTGATTAATCCGATCCCTCCGATTCCCCAGATCCTTTTTGAGGCCACGCCAGTGCGCGTTCAATCTGCTCAGGCTGCATCCCCACACCATCATCCTCAATCTCAATCAGGGTGGACGCTGTTTGGTTGATGATCCGGATATGCACGGTTCCACCCTCCACTTTGCTTAGAACGCCATGTCGCACTGCATTTTCAATGAGCGGTTGAATGGTGAGTGGCGGCAGCGAAAGATCAAGATCATCTGGAATATCCCAGATGACATTCAGCCGATCCATGAAACGTTCTTTCTCAATGTAGAGATAGGCACGGGAGAGATCCAACTCATGCGTGACCTCAACCATTTTCTCCGAATTGACAAAATGAAAGCTGGTCTGAAGATATTCGATAAACGTATCACCCAGTCTCTGCATTCGCTCCGTGTCTATCTCACTAAGCACCATAATGGAATTGAGCGTATTAAAAAGAAAATGGGGCTGAATCTGTGCCTGTAAGTAGGCAGCTTCCATACGCAGTCGCTCATCGATGGATTGTTTCAGCACGATTAGTGATCCGATGCGATGCCTTAACTCCACGGCATCAACGGGTTTGGTAACATAGTCCGTTGCACCGGCCATGAATCCGGCGTAAACATCCGCTGGTTCGTTACGAGCCGTCAACAACAGGATGGGAAGCTCTGATACCGAATAACGCTTGCGTACGTTCTCTGTCAGTTCATAACCGGACATATGGGGCATCATGACATCGGCAATCAGTAAGTCCCAAGGCTCCTGATCCAGCAATTGAAGTGCTTCAAGCGCCGAGGCCGCAGGTTGAATATGATACGGTTCACTCGCAAGCATGGAGATCAGTACTCGCAGATTGACAGGATCATCATCGACAGCAAGAATACGGGCGGCAGTCTTGTCCTGAGATAGGGTCTGCTGCTGTGGCTCTGCAATCGCAATCTCATCGAAGCTGTGAGCGGCCCATCCTTGCTCAGTCTGATCCGATAGCGATGTGGTATCTTCCCGCGGAAGCGAAATCTGGAAGATCGATCCTTGCCCAGGTACAGATTGCACGGTGAGCTGGCCCCCATGGAGTTCAATGAGCTGTCTGCTGATATTGAGACCGAGGCCGATTCCTCCGCTTAAGCGAGCCTCTGGCGTTCCCTGTTCATACGCCTCGAATATTCGCTGTTGTATCTCCTCACTTATGCCAACACCTGTATCTGAGACTTCAATTAAGACGCTATCTCCATGTTCATGAACAGAGACGGTAATCGAACCCTCAACGGTGAATTTAAGCGCATTATGCAACAGGTTGTAGAGAACCTGAACAAGTCTTCTCTCATCGGCCTGAATAAGCGGTAATGCATCCGGGATATTCACCTGCATCTGGATCGGCTTACCCTCTGCCATGAATCGGAACATACCCATTACACCTGGAATGACAGATGCAAGAGATAATGGTTTCTTCTGAAGCTTGATGCGTTTTTCCTTAAGGCGAATCACGTCAAGGAGATCATCAACGAGTTGGGACATGCGTCGGCCGATGGTAACTAACAGTTTCATGTCTTCTGCCTGCTGCTGACCACCTGATGTACGTCGTTCACGAACCGCGAGGCTCTCGGCAATATTGATGATGCCATGCAGCGGTGTGCGAAGCTCATGGGCTGTATTCACCAGAAACTGATCCTTCTGGCGATCCTCCTCTTTGAGCTGCTCGTACAACTTCTCAATCTCACTTGAATTACGGAAGTATTTCCTGAACCAGTACGCGGCAAAGCCGAATATGGCCGCAATAACATCTATCGGATAATACACATTGGTAATTTCACTATGTGAGTTCACAATTCCCCATAGTACGCTGGATAAGCTGCTGGTTGCCGCAAATAATAAAAAGCTGGCGTCCCTTTGCTTCTCGGCAGCCATCCGGAGGAACAGGTACACAGACCAGCCGATGGCAAATAGGTATAGGAAATTAGAAAATCCTGTCTCAAGCACATGGTAGACAAGGGTCACCGGTGCAATCAATAGAAATACAAGGTAGATACCAAGCACGCTGGCATAGGCTCGGAATAATCTACGTCCTTGTAGGCTATGGGAGAAGCTTCTAGCCATCTGTAAAAGAAAGAATGCGAATAATGGATAGGACAACGCTTTAGCCTTAACGATCCAAGTGAAGTTGAGTGGAATCCAGTTCAATAAAAGGTTGTCGTGGTCGGAGGCGACTGTTAAGGCAGCTGCCAGCGTTAACAT
Protein-coding sequences here:
- a CDS encoding ATP-binding cassette domain-containing protein, giving the protein MILSIEELSISSRDRTIVDRVSLAVREGEFMALVGQSGSGKSLLSQAIGRLPAAQPACVGASHVRGQQPT
- a CDS encoding SUKH-4 family immunity protein; its protein translation is MNFDIVEIKDYYDTEMFNYDYTKLKAWGVTEENAHFLIDIGVPEQYDDFFFYESEAFQVKVIEGEEYIQIGHFASYGMRDSYGLYLKQGSDMFFTTSSLDKSNVYILNKNLGTFFLFHLIRNELATKMRLEGTYTSDEYARALRGYFEKIDPIAMNNVEAYWSHMLEDYETGL
- a CDS encoding ATP-binding protein, with translation MNGTIVAEFGQPATHAEAYRPERTAFTTSYALDGSTELDLLVQTANYDDPYSGGITRALYFGSPEAIGSERGLSIDLQKITFAILLLHSLYAFVMFLFIRKERALLTFSMLTLAAALTVASDHDNLLLNWIPLNFTWIVKAKALSYPLFAFFLLQMARSFSHSLQGRRLFRAYASVLGIYLVFLLIAPVTLVYHVLETGFSNFLYLFAIGWSVYLFLRMAAEKQRDASFLLFAATSSLSSVLWGIVNSHSEITNVYYPIDVIAAIFGFAAYWFRKYFRNSSEIEKLYEQLKEEDRQKDQFLVNTAHELRTPLHGIINIAESLAVRERRTSGGQQQAEDMKLLVTIGRRMSQLVDDLLDVIRLKEKRIKLQKKPLSLASVIPGVMGMFRFMAEGKPIQMQVNIPDALPLIQADERRLVQVLYNLLHNALKFTVEGSITVSVHEHGDSVLIEVSDTGVGISEEIQQRIFEAYEQGTPEARLSGGIGLGLNISRQLIELHGGQLTVQSVPGQGSIFQISLPREDTTSLSDQTEQGWAAHSFDEIAIAEPQQQTLSQDKTAARILAVDDDPVNLRVLISMLASEPYHIQPAASALEALQLLDQEPWDLLIADVMMPHMSGYELTENVRKRYSVSELPILLLTARNEPADVYAGFMAGATDYVTKPVDAVELRHRIGSLIVLKQSIDERLRMEAAYLQAQIQPHFLFNTLNSIMVLSEIDTERMQRLGDTFIEYLQTSFHFVNSEKMVEVTHELDLSRAYLYIEKERFMDRLNVIWDIPDDLDLSLPPLTIQPLIENAVRHGVLSKVEGGTVHIRIINQTASTLIEIEDDGVGMQPEQIERALAWPQKGSGESEGSD
- a CDS encoding malate:quinone oxidoreductase, encoding MSQGQTSTDVILIGAGIMSATLGTLLKELAPDWNIKVFEKLATAGEESSNEWNNAGTGHAALCELNYTVERPDGTVDISKAIKVNEQFQISKQFWSYLVNSRLIRNPRDFIMPIPHLSYVHGESNVQFLKRRYDSLSNHPLFAGMEFSEDKKELAKWMPLMMKDRTSNEPVAATKIDSGTDVNFGALTRMLIGHLKEQNVAIHYQHSVKNMKRTSDGQWELSVKNLKSGAVERHKAKFVFIGAGGGSLHLLQKTGIPEGKHIGGFPVSGIFMVCKNPKVVEQHHAKVYGKASVGAPPMSVPHLDTRFIDNKKSLLFGPFAGFSPKFLKTGSNADLITSVKMHNLLTMLAAGVKEISLTKYLIQQLMLSKEQRMAELRDFVPGAKSEDWDMVLAGQRVQVIKDTVQGGKGTLQFGTEVVTSADGTIAALLGASPGASTAVQVMLEILQRCFPQHMEAWEPKIKEMIPSYGISLVENLDLLKEVHSSTAKALGLSDEKHVLHV
- the nikA gene encoding nickel ABC transporter substrate-binding protein, translating into MNKKTPLLALVSLALSAGLLSACGSSESSPAAQPSTDNKNVHFLYNFSTSSLDPHVDSSYVPLRAGITETLVRLDEENLTVAPWLAESWESEDGQHWTIDLRDDVTFQNGKPMTGESVKASLERALEENVAIQNALKIDTIEAEGDKLEITTTQPFPEFASELVNPNTAIIDVSVPDVVNKPIGTGPFKLTSFTPGSKLELDRYDEYWDGASPLDSITFSFNEDANARTLALKSGQVDIVYRPEVESLESLKAIDGMKVESTSTFRVHQLTMNMQRESMKDLNVRRALDALIDRQGIVDTILLGYGEAAIGPFLPSLPFAPTYTDTTTESGADVAVKYLGEAGYTQQNGVMTKDGKPLQLTLLTYSARADLPLIAQVFQSDAKKIGIDVQIRQIDTPEDYMASNRDWDIATYSNLTAPRGDAGYYLNATYHPKGALNFSGSEDPELTKIIDELNLTVAPEKRAELAEKAANYVHDNVLNSFVLHPGTIVAYNGKKIKNWVTTRSEYYMITNKLDVM
- a CDS encoding ATP-binding cassette domain-containing protein, with the translated sequence MRALRGSRISYIFQDYQGAFTPFRSIGGHFDEYQKVHGEKSSAIRKKRAEEALESVGLGAELLRRYPFQLSGGQLQRASIATSLMLSPRLLIADEATTALDSVSGHRVLELLARKQAETGCAILFITHDWRHVRRYASRLAVMKEGQIVESGGKHRILDHPQHEYTRQLIDAAPVLSRSLKSGLKEVGTE
- the nikB gene encoding nickel ABC transporter permease; translation: MFRILLRKFLEVFIFLLFIMFVSFLFIRLAPGDPVLTILNVDELSVSQEQVEAVREEMGFNDSLPVQFGNWLLDFVRLDFGVSYSTGQPVMQTLMRALPATAELTIGALLVMLVIAIPLGSLSALHRGSWIDRGSRMLSIVGAAVPSFWLGLILIDMFGVRFGNLPTMGRDGFTSLILPSLTLGLAISSVYVRLLRSSLLDSLSQEFVRSARARGLSEGRIFMLHAFRHSLPPVITVFGVSLGSLIGGVVVIEVLFAYPGIGKLVVDAIRQRDYPLIQGYILIMAIVVFLVNTAVDLSYRYLNPEMKLKEKEAHR
- the nikC gene encoding nickel transporter permease; this translates as MKTIPLPIPTTKSKKHSWQAIIGLLFALLVIAASLYAFLYLKHDHTLTDLRGRLQGASALHPLGTDHLGRDVLTRLLLGGGHTLGYSLLALGAALLIGIPFGLIAGYKRGWVDKLFMRIADAFLAFPDTIVAIVLSGLLGAGIGNLVLAIVIVKWVSYARLVRSTVLSESQKDYIRIARTNGLSDGRIMRKHLLPHIAGHVLVLASLDLGKIILLISSLSYIGLGAQPPTPEWGAMLNDSRPYFQSRPELMIYPGLAIVSVVLLANMLGDYLRDRFDVKKEVQP